GGCAGCGCGGTTCGCGAAGTCTTCGCACGCTACCTCGGCCGCGTCGTGCTCGGCACGCTGATGATCATCGGCGGTACGTCGACGCTGTACATCTTCGTGTTCTACATGCCCGCCTATGCGGTGCGCACGCTCCACCTGCCGATGGCGACGTCGCTGCTCGCCGGCTGCGCGTCGGGGCTCGCGATGATCGTCGCCGCGCTCGTATCGGGGCTGTGGATCATCGATCGCCTGCCGCGCCGCAAGCCGATGATCGCCGTCACGTGGCTGTTGTCGCTCGCGTGCGTGTATCCGGCGTTCCGGCTGTTGATCGCCGCGCCGTCGGTCGGGCTGATGGTCGCGATCGTCACCGTCGTGATGGCCTTCGCCACCGCGGGCAGTTCCGCGTTCCTGCTGCTGATCATGGAGGCATTCCCGCCGCGCGTGCGCGCCACCGCGCTCGCGACGATCTACAGCTTCGGCGTGACGATCTTCGGCGGCTTCGCGCAGTTCAACGTCACGTGGCTGCTGCATCGCACCGGCGACCCGATGTCGCCCGCGTGGTACGTGCTCGCTTGCGGCGCCGTCAGCATGATCGCGCTGTGGCGCTTCCGCGAACGCCCGGCCGACACGCACGACGACGGCGGCTGAACGGCGCGCCGCTTCATTCCCGGCGACGCCCGGCCCGCCTGTCCGGCACCGGCCCCGCCACTCCATATCCGACAAGGCCTGCTCCGGCAGGCCGGCAGATTCCGCGACGTCGACGCGTGCGCGGGCGGGCCATTGCACGCCTGCGATTCGCGCGCCGACGATCGCGACACCACGAGACAAACGTGCGCAATTCAACCCTGATGGCCGCGTGCTGCGCGGCAACCTGCATGTGGGCCGCACCGGCCCGCGCCAACCTACAGATCTACGGCGCGCTCGACAGCTTCCTGCAATACGCGCGCATCGGCAGCCAGACGAGCGTCGGCCTGATGAGCGGCGGCGCATCGACGTCGCGTTTCGGCTTCATCGGCAGCGAGGATCTCGGCGGCGGCCTGCGCGCGAGTTTCCGCCTCGAAAGCGGCTTCGACCTGATGTCGGGCCGCCCGCAAAGCGCCGCGTCGTTCTACAACCGCGAAGCCAACGTCGCGATCGGCTCGGCGGACTGGGGGACGATCAAGCTCGGCAAGCAGTATCCGGCAATCGTGCCCGAAGCGGCCGATCCGTTCTACCTCGTCGGTCAGTTGTCGCCGTTCGCGAGCACCGCACTGATCGGCAGCGACCTCGGGCGTGGCGCCGCGTCGCTGCCCGGGCGCATCGAGAACGCGATCAGCTACAAGACGCCGACCTACGGCGGGCTCGACGTCACCGTGCTCTATGCGTTCCGCAACGCGGCGGGCGCGAGCCCGATCGCGAGCAACGCAGGCGCCGTCGCCAATTTCGCGCGCGGCCCGGTGATGCTGAGCGGCGCGTACAACGCGATCTGGGCCGCCACGTCGTCGATACCGGGCGGCGCCCCCAACGGCCCGCGCACCGATTCGGTGATGGCCAGCGCGTCGTATGCGTTCGGCCCGACGCTCGCATCCTTCGCGTACACGCTGATGCGCCCCACCGCGCCCGGCACGCTCGTCGCACAGGTCTATTCGCTGGGCGCGATCTGGCAGCGCGGCCCGCACGCGATCCGCGCCGATCTCGCGTACCGCACGATCGCCGGCCAGGCAAGCCACGCGCTCGGCGCGCTGCTCGGCTACGACTACCAGTTCTCGAAGCTCACCGGCGTGTACGTGCGGATCGGCGGCTTCAAGAACACCGGGCAGTCGGCGCTGTCGTTCGGCTCCGCGCCGATGTCCGCGCCCGGCATGAGCAGCACCGTCTTCGCCCTTGGCCTCCGGCAGAAATTCTGACCGTGCCAGCCTCTTCACAGGAGCAATTCATGACTTCACTCGCCCTCGATTTCATCGACAGCCAGCGTACGCAATTCGCCGAACTGTCCGACCGGATCTGGAATCTCGCCGAACTGCGCTACGAGGAATTCGCGTCGACCGACCTGCATATCCGGATGCTGGAACAAGCCGGCTTTCGCGTGACGCGCGGTGTGGCCGACATCCCGACCGCATTCGTCGCCGAGGCCGGCCACGGCGGCCCCGTGATCGGCATCCTCGGCGAATACGATGCACTGTCGGGACTCAGCCAGGAAGCGGGCGCACTCGCGTGCCAGCCGTCGGGCGAGATCTCGAACGGCAACGGCCACGGCTGCGGCCACCACCTGCTCGGCACGGCCGCGCATCTCGCCGCGGCAGCGGTGAAGGCGCATCTCGAACGCACGGGCCAGCCCGGCACCGTGCGCTTCTACGGTTGCCCGGCCGAGGAAGGCGGCTCCGGCAAGACCTTCATGGCGCGCGCGGGCGTGTTCGACGATCTCGACGCCGCACTGTCGTGGCACCCGCACGTGTACACGGGCATCTTTCCGGCCGGCTCGCTCGCCAACATCCAGGCGTACTTCCGCTTCACGGGCAAGGCATCGCACGCCGCCGCGTCGCCCCATCTCGGCCGCAGCGCGCTGGATGCCGTCGAGCTGATGAACGTGGGCGTCAACTACCTGCGCGAGCACATGCTGCCCGAAGCGCGCGTGCACTACGCGGTGACGAACACGGGCGGCCTGTCGCCGAACGTCGTGCAGGCGAACGCGGAAGTGCTGTACCTCGTGCGCGCGGCACGCAACGATCAGGCTGCCGAACTGTTCGAGCGCGTGAAGAACGTCGCGCGCGGCGCGGCGCTGATGACCGATTGCCGGCTCGAGATCGTATTCGACAAGGCGTGCTCGAACCTGCTGGAAAACGCCGTGCTGAACCAGGTCATGTACCGCCATCTGCAGGCGATCGGCACCGGCTGCTTCGACGCGGACGACGCGGCGCTCGCCGACACGTACCAGCGCCAGACGCTGACCGCTCAGGATATCGAAACGTCGTCGCGCTCGTTGAACCAGGCGTGGCGCGATCCGAAGGCGCTGTTCGACGGGATCGATCCGTACGAGCCGGGCAAGGGCCGCCCGATCTGCGGCTCGACTGACGTCGGCGACGTGAGCTGGGTCACGCCGACCGCACAATGTCACACGAGCTGCTACGCGTTCGGTACGCCGCCGCACTCGTGGCAATGGGTCGCGCAAGGCAAGACGCCGCTCGCGCACAAGGGGATGCTGCTCGCGGCGAAGACGATGGCTGCGACCGCGATCGACCTGCTCGGCGCGCCCGACACGCTCGCGCAAGCGAAGGCGGAACTGCTCGAGCGGCGCGGCGGCCGGCCTTACGTGTGCCCGATTCCGGACGACGTCGCGCTGCCGTTCCGCCGTTGAGCGCGTGCCGGGCCGGCGACGCCGTCACGCGAGTGCGGGCGGTGCGGCCTGGCTGACGTCGACGCGTTTCGGCAGGATGCCGGCCTGGTAGAACACGTCCGCGATGCGCTGCTGATACGCGAGCGTGTCGCGCGTGACGGGCTCGACGCCGAAGCGCGCGCGGCGAAACGCGAGCGCCACGGCCGGCTCCGGGATCCCCCAGAGCTTCGAGAACTCGGCCGCGCCCTGCGCGCGGTTTGCGTCGAGCCAGCGCTGAACCGCCGCCAATTCCGCCACGGTCGCGTCCAGCACGTCGGCATTGTGCTGCGCATACGTGCGCGACGCGAAGTAGTAGCTGCGATTCTCGACGAGCCCCGTGCCGTCCGCGACGATGCGCGCGCCGAACGCCTGCTGGACCACCGCGAGAAACGGATCCCAGATGATCCACGCATCGACCGAGCGGTTTTCGAACGCGGCACGCGCATCGGATGGTGACAGCCAGACCGGCGTGACGTCCGCATAGTCGAGCTTCGCGGCCTGCAGCAGCCGAACCAGCAGGAAATGCGTGTTCGATCCCTTCACCAGCGCGATGCGCTTGCCGCGCAGGTCCGCAAAGGTCCTGACCGGCGAATCCTTCGCGACGACCACGGCCTCGGTCGCGGGGCCAGCCGGCGTCTGTGCGTAGTAGACGAGCGGCGCGCCGGCCGCGAGCGCGAAGATCGGCGGTGCCTCGCCGACATCGCCGAAGTCGATCGATCCCGCGTTCAGCGCCTCGAGCTGCGGCGGCCCCGACGGAAACTCGGTCCACGTGACGTTCGCGCCGAGCGTCGCGAGCTTGCGTTGCAGCGTGCCGCGTGCCTTCAGCAAACTGAGCGGTCCTTTCTGATAGCCGATGCGCAACGTACGCGTGCCGGCCGCGCTCGCCAGCGCGAAGCCCGGTTGCGCGACGGCGCCCGCCGCGATCGCCAGGCCGGCTTGAAGAAGCCGGCGGCGGGTTCTGGATAGTCGGTCTGCCATGTCGTTTCGGGTTCGATGAAGAGGGCGCGGATTTGCGCACGCCTGCGGTGAAGCAGGTCGAACCGATTCTAGGAGGTTGGCGCCGCGCCTCGAACCAACGATGTTCGATATCGAAAGCAAGCGTTTTCATAAGGGCGCGCCGGTTGCACGCGCATCGTTGCCCGGCCCGGTCGCGAACCCATCGTCGACGCGCGCTTTAAACGAAGGACTACCGATTATTTTATTTTCCGGGCAAAGCGCCGCACTCATATAGCAGCAGCTGACTCAGGAATTGCAGGACGCGTTCAGCGCGGCCTCGTCGGCGGCCAGTATTTCGGGCACGCATTCGCGCAGGAAATCGACGAACGTGCGGATCTTCGCATCGAGATACTGGCGCGACGCGTACAGCGTGTAGACCGTCAGCTTCTGCAACCGGTAGTCGGGCAGCACGCGCACCAGCGCGCCGCTCGCCAGCGCGGGCAGTGCGGACGACATCGGCAGCGCGCCGATCCCGAGGCCGGCGCGCAGTGCGGCACCCAGCGCATCGGCGATGTTCACCTGGAAATCCGGCAACGGCAGGTCGAACGTTTCGCGGCCGTCGGGGCCGTCGAGATGCCAGCGATCGCGCGGGAACACCGGTGTGACGATCTGCAGGCACGCATGACCGTCGAGCTCACGCACCGTGCGCGGCGTGCCGCGCTCCTTCAGATACGCGGGCGACGCGCACAGCACGCTGTGCACCTCGCCGAGCCGCTGCGACACCAGACCCGAATCAGGCAGCTCCGTCGTGCTCAACTGCAGCGACACGTCGTAGCCTTCGTCGATGATGTCGGGCACGTGCTGCGACAGCGTCAGCTCGACAGCGACCGACGGATAGCGCTGCCGGTAGCGCACGACCGCGGGCACCACGTAAGCCTGGCCGAAACTCGTCGTCGCGTGAACGTGCAGCCGCCCCGACGGCTTCACCTGTGCGTCCGCCGCCTCGGCTTCCGCTTCGTCGATATAGCCGAGGATGCGCTGGCAGCGGTCGAGATAGCGCTGCCCGGCATCGGTCAGCGCGATGCGGCGCGTGCTGCGGTTGAGCAGGCGCGTGCGCAGATGCGTTTCGAGCTGCGCGACCGAACGCGATGCGTATGCCGTCGTGATGTCCAGGCGCTGGGCCGCGCTCGTGAAGCTGCCCTCCTCCGCGACCCGGACGAAAATGCGCATCATCTGTAACGTGTCCATCGACCTGTCCCCGCGATTGAGATCACGTCGCGCCACCGTGCGGCCATGGTGCCGGCGGCTCCGGCGCAGGCCGGTCTGGCGCGAATTGTGCGGAACAGTACAGCAGCGCTGCAGGCGTGTCCAGTTTGCCGTACGCGGCGTGATCCGGACGCCGAATCGTGTCGCGGAGCAGCCCTGCGCGCAGCGTCCGGGCCGGTCGCGTACGCGACCGAACCCGCCGGCACGCCAACAGCATCGGATCGGCAAAAACTACCCGGCGACCACGATGCCGACCCGCGATTTATGGCATGTATGACACGTTACGCGGCGGCGGCCACATCGAACGGGTTGCGCAACACGATCGTGTCGTCGCGCTCCGCGCCGGTCGTGATCATCGATACCGGCGCGCCCGCAACCGCTTCGATGCGCGCGATGAAATCCTGCGCGGCGCGCGGCAGCGCCGCACGCTCGCGCACGCCCTTCACGGTGCCGCGCCAGCCGTCGAATCGCTCGTACACGGGTTGCGCGCGCGACTGTGCATCGAGACTCGCGGGCAGATGGTCGACCCGCGCGCCATCGAGTTCGTAGCCGACGCACAGCTCGATCGACTCGAAGCCGTCGAGCACGTCGAGCTTGGTGAGCGCCAGCGAATCGATGCCCGAGATCCTGACGGCCTGGCGCAACTGCGCGGCATCGAGCCATCCGCAGCGTCGCGGCCGGCCGGTGTTGACGCCGAATTCCTGCCCGCGCGCGCGCAGCGTTTCGCCGGTTGCGTCGGTCAGCTCGGTGAGGAACGGGCCACCGCCAACACGCGTCGCATACGCCTTGGTCACGCCCAGCACGTGGCCGAGCTTCGACGCGCCGAGGCCCGTGCCGGCCGCCGCCGCCGATGCAACGGTGCCCGACGACGTCACGAACGGGTACGTGCCCCAGTCGATGTCCAGCATCACGGCCTGGGAACCCTCGAACAGGATGCGCTCGCCGCGATCGATCGCGTCGTTGAGGTCGGCCCAGACGGGGCGCACGAACGGCAGGATCTTCGGTGCGAGCTCGACCAGCGTCGCCAGCATCGCGTCGCGGGAATACTCGTCGAGCCCCAGGCCACGGAACCACGCGTTGTGATGGTCGACGAGCACGTCGAGCTTGCCGGCGAGCCGGCCGGGTTCCGCGAGATCGCCGACGCGTAGCCCGCGACGCCCGACCTTGTCCTCGTAGGCCGGCCCGATCCCGCGCAGCGTGGTGCCGATGGGCTCGCGGCGCAGACGCTCCTGCGCCTGATCGATCGCACGGTGAATCGGCAGCACCAGCGTCGCGTTCTCGGCGATCGACAGATTGTCCGGCGTCACCGACAGCCCGAGCTCGGCCATCCGCCCGATTTCCGCGAGCAGCGCTTCCGGATCGAGCGCCACGCCGTTGCCGATCACGCCGCGCTTGCCGCGCACGACGCCGCTCGGCAGCAGCGCGAGCTTGTACGTCTTGCCGCCGACGACCAGCGTATGGCCCGCGTTGTGGCCGCCGTTGTAGCGCGCGACGAGATCGGCCTGCGCCGCCAGCCAGTCCACGACGCGCCCCTTGCCTTCGTCGCCCCATTGGGCGCCCACTACCACCACGTTCGGCATGCTCCGCACTCCATGTGAGAAATTCAGACACTCGTTCGGCCGAGCCGGCCGTTTGTGTGCCATATTGGCGGAGCTGTATCAACCGATCAAACGATTAAACCTGAGGTGTCGCGTGAGAAAATTTCACGCGAATCAATGCAATGACCCGACGACTCCCTCCGTTGAATTCGCTACGCGCGTTCGAAGCAGCCGCGCGGCGCGGCAGCTTCACGCTTGCCGCCGACGAGCTGTGCGTGACGCACGGCGCGATCAGCCGGCACGTGCAGCAACTGGAGGCGTGGCTCGGGCGGCCGCTGTTCGAACGCCACAACCGGCGGGTCGAACTAACCGACGCCGGCCGCGCGTATCTCGCCGAGGTCGGCGCATCGTTCGACCGAATCGCGCTCGCCACCGCGCAGCACTTCGGCCACGCGCAGCAGCGCGTGCTGCGCGTCAGCGCACCCGCGACGTTTTCGTTGCGCTGGCTCGTGCCGAAGCTGTCGTCGTTCCAGGTTGCCCACCCGACCATCGAGGTGCGGCTGTCGACATCGAACGACCCGATCGAGAAGCTGCGCGACAAGGTCGACCTGATCGTTCGCGGCGGCCCGCAGGCCATCGACGGTTACGTCGCGGAGGAATTCCTGTCCGAAGTCCGGCTGCCGGTGTGTGCGCCGAAGCTGCTGGAGGGCCGGCCGCTGGATACGCCCGCCGATCTCGCCGGCTTCACGCTGCTGCACGCGGCAACCTATCCCGGCATGTGGCCCGAATGGCTCTCTGCGGCCGGGCATGCGAATCTCGTGCCGCGACACTCGCTCACGCTCGAGCATTTCTACCTGACGCTGCAAGGCGCACTCGACGGGCTCGGCGTCGCGATGGGACCGATCGCGCTCGTCGCGGACGACATCGCCGAAGGCCGGCTCGTGCAGCCGTTCAGCGAACCGGCGCTGCCGCCGTGGCGCTACTTCACGTACGTGGCATCCGCGCGCGCGAACGACGATGCCGTGTGCGCGTTCAAGGACTGGCTGAAGGTGACGGGGAATGCAGCCGCGTCGGGCGGGCGACACTGACCGTATGGAGCGACTGGTCATGCCCGTCATTAAATGCAGGATTCCGAATCAAATGATGAAAACGTGTGGAACGGCTTTGCGATCGTTCATGCGGGGAATTCTGCTTGTCGCGTGCATCGCGTGACCGCGACAAGCCGCGGATCGAACCGTGGCTTGCCGCGTGAAGGACGCTTACTGGCTTGCGCCGGCGCCGGCCTTTTTCTCTGCGTTCTGCAGGTTCTGCGGATAGTTCGGGTCATTGGCCGCCGGCTTGTAACCGGCGTCTTCGAGTTTCTTCAGCTCGGCGGTGTTCTTCGCACGGGCAGCCTTGTGCTCTGCTTTGCGTTGGGCCCTGGCCGCCTTGCGTGCCTGGCTCTTCGCTGCCTTGGCGTCCTGTGCAGCGGGCGCGCTGGCGTCGGTCTGGGCAAACGCCGGAACTGCCGAGCCGAACAGGAACGCTGCTGCGGTAGCAGCCAGCGTGAGTTTTCTGATCTGGATTCGCATCGTTGAACTCTCTTTTCTGATTTATCACGGATTGAAAGACCATCGAGATACCGCCCCTGCCCGACCGGTCGTCATGTCGCGATCGGGACCTGTGCATCATAACCGCGTCGCAAAAAATGTGGCGCCAACGTGATGACGGAATTGGGATACACGTATGGGAGAAAACGTGGACTTCGCCCTAGTGTCGTCTGGCAGAGTCAGGAACGGTGTATCGCGTTTCGGCGCACGTGCAGATCGTGCTGTTGCGGCAAGCGGAAACATCCGATGTACGGAACGCTTTGGTGAAGAGAATGAGTCACGCAGCGCGATGCGAGCGACCCATGACTGTTTCATGGGTGGTGTTGCCAACACGCGCATGCTCGACGTGATCGCCATCGCACGCAGCACGATCACCGCAGCAGCAGTCGACCTGTGTGTCACGTTGTCGTTCGACGCGGCTCGAGCGACGGTTCCTCCCATAAACGACCACGATTCGGTTCGTCCGGCGATCAACGCGATCGCATTGCCTCACCGCGGGATGCGCTCACCAATCGGGCAACGATCGCTGCACTGTGATGGAGATGGTTACCTGGGTCAGTGAAACTTGTCGCCGTCTGGCCCGTATGACGAAAAAAGTAGACGCCAGCCATGAGGGAGGTGAGGACGTTGATCGGAATCGTCTCACGAGTGTGCCGAGAGTAGCGCGCGAACGAGTGGTGCTCGCCTGGCGAACATTGCTTGGCGTTGAAGTCGCGACAAGACTTGTCGGTTCGCGCGGTTGCGCTTGCTGACACATCAGGCACCGCACATGCGTCCCACAGGTTTTTCATTTGAGTGCTTCGGCGGTCCGGCATCCATACGACGCCCCAGACTGGACAGCTTGCAGAGACCCGCAGCTCCGCCGTATCGGTGAGCTTTTACGGGATTCAGAAGCTTATGAGGGTGAGAATGTTCGGGATCCTTGCCCGGATTCGAATGCGGTGAGCTTTGTCGTCGACGGTATCTTCACGTTGGCTCGCAGCGATCTCGAGATCGGCCCAGGAGCCGGCCGCGTGTGCAGATGGCACCAGGGGGGACACGACATGCGCTCCCGGGCAGCGTGCAGACCTCTCCTCGCGAACCAAGGGCACAGCGTTGTTCTTCGGTTGATCCAAAGGTAGAAAGTTGGAAGACCACGGGGTGGCGAAGCGAACCGCGCCGATTTCCTCTGCGTACAGTCCACAGGCTAAATGTGACGAGGAGCGTCGATAGGCGATCGGAAAAAACTTGTCCGCAAGCGGGGAAGCACGAGTGCAAAAAACCACGCGCATGCAGTCCGGGATGATTTCGAACTGCCGTGGGTAAGACTGAAGATCTCCGAACCTTCGGTCGCTGATTCGTTTTGCCGGTCAATCACAGGAGGCAGGGTGGTCACGACGCCGGTTTTTCGGTCCCATAGACGGGAACCTGTACGGGAAACGGAGGCTTTCTTCCGGTTTTTCTCCCATAGGTTTCTACGTTTCGGCGTTTGTGAGTAGGCACTCACCTCCTCCGTAAGCCTTGTCGCGCCTGGGGCCTTGGTGGAACGAGGCGTCAGGCCATTGCTCGGGAAGCCTTAATCGAAGCAACGAGGCGCTTGCCGTACCACAGACGGCTCCCATTGGTAGCGGTTTATGGGGCCTGTTTTTCTGTGCTGGCACACGTGTGTTTACATTTTTGGTAAACCACGTTTACTTCTTTAACTACTTTTAGCCGGCTCACAGCCTTATCCGACAAGGGTTTGAACGGTGTTCGGTACCCATTTATGGGAGCACAGGTGGAAGGGTCTGGGGTTTCAGGTCTGTGGATTTGGGGTTTTGGGTACCGGGTTGTGGGGAATCCGGGTTGTGGATATGGGGCGAGCGTACCCGG
The DNA window shown above is from Burkholderia pyrrocinia and carries:
- a CDS encoding porin, whose product is MRNSTLMAACCAATCMWAAPARANLQIYGALDSFLQYARIGSQTSVGLMSGGASTSRFGFIGSEDLGGGLRASFRLESGFDLMSGRPQSAASFYNREANVAIGSADWGTIKLGKQYPAIVPEAADPFYLVGQLSPFASTALIGSDLGRGAASLPGRIENAISYKTPTYGGLDVTVLYAFRNAAGASPIASNAGAVANFARGPVMLSGAYNAIWAATSSIPGGAPNGPRTDSVMASASYAFGPTLASFAYTLMRPTAPGTLVAQVYSLGAIWQRGPHAIRADLAYRTIAGQASHALGALLGYDYQFSKLTGVYVRIGGFKNTGQSALSFGSAPMSAPGMSSTVFALGLRQKF
- a CDS encoding M20 family metallopeptidase, yielding MTSLALDFIDSQRTQFAELSDRIWNLAELRYEEFASTDLHIRMLEQAGFRVTRGVADIPTAFVAEAGHGGPVIGILGEYDALSGLSQEAGALACQPSGEISNGNGHGCGHHLLGTAAHLAAAAVKAHLERTGQPGTVRFYGCPAEEGGSGKTFMARAGVFDDLDAALSWHPHVYTGIFPAGSLANIQAYFRFTGKASHAAASPHLGRSALDAVELMNVGVNYLREHMLPEARVHYAVTNTGGLSPNVVQANAEVLYLVRAARNDQAAELFERVKNVARGAALMTDCRLEIVFDKACSNLLENAVLNQVMYRHLQAIGTGCFDADDAALADTYQRQTLTAQDIETSSRSLNQAWRDPKALFDGIDPYEPGKGRPICGSTDVGDVSWVTPTAQCHTSCYAFGTPPHSWQWVAQGKTPLAHKGMLLAAKTMAATAIDLLGAPDTLAQAKAELLERRGGRPYVCPIPDDVALPFRR
- a CDS encoding aliphatic sulfonate ABC transporter substrate-binding protein is translated as MADRLSRTRRRLLQAGLAIAAGAVAQPGFALASAAGTRTLRIGYQKGPLSLLKARGTLQRKLATLGANVTWTEFPSGPPQLEALNAGSIDFGDVGEAPPIFALAAGAPLVYYAQTPAGPATEAVVVAKDSPVRTFADLRGKRIALVKGSNTHFLLVRLLQAAKLDYADVTPVWLSPSDARAAFENRSVDAWIIWDPFLAVVQQAFGARIVADGTGLVENRSYYFASRTYAQHNADVLDATVAELAAVQRWLDANRAQGAAEFSKLWGIPEPAVALAFRRARFGVEPVTRDTLAYQQRIADVFYQAGILPKRVDVSQAAPPALA
- a CDS encoding LysR family transcriptional regulator, which gives rise to MDTLQMMRIFVRVAEEGSFTSAAQRLDITTAYASRSVAQLETHLRTRLLNRSTRRIALTDAGQRYLDRCQRILGYIDEAEAEAADAQVKPSGRLHVHATTSFGQAYVVPAVVRYRQRYPSVAVELTLSQHVPDIIDEGYDVSLQLSTTELPDSGLVSQRLGEVHSVLCASPAYLKERGTPRTVRELDGHACLQIVTPVFPRDRWHLDGPDGRETFDLPLPDFQVNIADALGAALRAGLGIGALPMSSALPALASGALVRVLPDYRLQKLTVYTLYASRQYLDAKIRTFVDFLRECVPEILAADEAALNASCNS
- a CDS encoding adenylosuccinate synthase; the protein is MPNVVVVGAQWGDEGKGRVVDWLAAQADLVARYNGGHNAGHTLVVGGKTYKLALLPSGVVRGKRGVIGNGVALDPEALLAEIGRMAELGLSVTPDNLSIAENATLVLPIHRAIDQAQERLRREPIGTTLRGIGPAYEDKVGRRGLRVGDLAEPGRLAGKLDVLVDHHNAWFRGLGLDEYSRDAMLATLVELAPKILPFVRPVWADLNDAIDRGERILFEGSQAVMLDIDWGTYPFVTSSGTVASAAAAGTGLGASKLGHVLGVTKAYATRVGGGPFLTELTDATGETLRARGQEFGVNTGRPRRCGWLDAAQLRQAVRISGIDSLALTKLDVLDGFESIELCVGYELDGARVDHLPASLDAQSRAQPVYERFDGWRGTVKGVRERAALPRAAQDFIARIEAVAGAPVSMITTGAERDDTIVLRNPFDVAAAA
- the gcvA gene encoding transcriptional regulator GcvA; this translates as MTRRLPPLNSLRAFEAAARRGSFTLAADELCVTHGAISRHVQQLEAWLGRPLFERHNRRVELTDAGRAYLAEVGASFDRIALATAQHFGHAQQRVLRVSAPATFSLRWLVPKLSSFQVAHPTIEVRLSTSNDPIEKLRDKVDLIVRGGPQAIDGYVAEEFLSEVRLPVCAPKLLEGRPLDTPADLAGFTLLHAATYPGMWPEWLSAAGHANLVPRHSLTLEHFYLTLQGALDGLGVAMGPIALVADDIAEGRLVQPFSEPALPPWRYFTYVASARANDDAVCAFKDWLKVTGNAAASGGRH
- a CDS encoding DUF4148 domain-containing protein; the encoded protein is MRIQIRKLTLAATAAAFLFGSAVPAFAQTDASAPAAQDAKAAKSQARKAARAQRKAEHKAARAKNTAELKKLEDAGYKPAANDPNYPQNLQNAEKKAGAGASQ